In Wenyingzhuangia fucanilytica, the following are encoded in one genomic region:
- a CDS encoding glycoside hydrolase family 3 N-terminal domain-containing protein: MKYKIAAIFLLPCVLILTLSFKTKPKKIYHKDWIDFNKNGVKDVFEDPKADIEDRVQNLVSLMNVDEKTCQLVTLYGYARVLEDELPTPEWKNRVWKDGIANIDEHLNTIHGRENTYTENSYPYSNHAEAINKVQKWFIEETRMGIPVDFTNEGVHGLCHKKATPLPAPIGIGSTWNKELVYKAGTVVGREAKALGYTNVYAPILDVARDQRWGRVLECYGEEPFHISEMGKQMVKGIQSQGIASTIKHFAVYSIPKGARDGDARTDPHVAPREMHQLHLYPFKKVIKEAKPMGVMSSYNDYDGEPVSASYYFLTELLREEYGFNGYVVSDSEAVEYVSDKHHVAADYKEAVRQVIEAGLNVRTTFRTPESFVKPLRELIQEGKLSMKTIDLRVAEVLRVKFKLGLFDQPYVETPKKSNELVHTKQDEEFSKQINRESLVLLKNENNLLPLNVNNYKNILVTGPLADEVNFTYSRYGPAENPSTSVYQGIKKYAKNSANVYYEKGCDIVDPNWPGSEIIPTPLSVEEQASINAAVEKAKQSDVIIAVVGEDEKRVGETKSRTSLGLPGRQFQLVQALYATGKPVVLVLINGQPLTINWENKYLPAILEAWFPSTAAGEVIAETLFGDYNPGGKLSVTFPKSVGQIPLNFPFKPGSQAGQPGSGPNGYGNTRVLGPLYPFGYGLSYTTFKYSDLVVNQKTKHSQSDVLVSFKITNTGKREGDEIVQMYVKDKVSSVTTYESQLRGFERVHLSPGETKTVQFTLQPEDLEILDKNMNWTVESGTFKIMIGSSSVEIHLSEEFEVL; encoded by the coding sequence ATGAAATATAAAATAGCAGCAATATTCTTATTGCCTTGTGTTTTAATATTGACTTTGTCTTTTAAAACAAAACCTAAAAAAATCTATCATAAAGATTGGATAGATTTTAACAAAAATGGAGTAAAAGATGTTTTTGAAGATCCTAAGGCAGATATAGAAGATAGGGTACAGAACCTTGTTTCTTTAATGAATGTTGACGAAAAAACTTGTCAGCTAGTAACGCTATACGGATATGCACGCGTTTTAGAAGATGAATTGCCTACGCCTGAATGGAAAAATAGAGTGTGGAAAGATGGTATTGCTAATATTGATGAGCACTTAAACACCATTCACGGAAGAGAAAATACTTATACAGAAAATTCATATCCATATAGTAATCATGCGGAGGCTATTAATAAAGTTCAAAAATGGTTTATAGAAGAAACTAGAATGGGAATTCCTGTAGATTTCACCAATGAAGGAGTTCACGGACTTTGTCATAAAAAAGCTACTCCTTTACCAGCTCCCATTGGTATTGGAAGTACATGGAACAAAGAATTGGTTTACAAAGCAGGAACTGTAGTAGGTAGAGAAGCAAAAGCTTTAGGTTATACAAATGTGTATGCTCCCATTTTAGATGTTGCAAGAGACCAAAGGTGGGGAAGGGTTTTAGAATGTTATGGAGAGGAACCTTTTCATATTTCAGAAATGGGAAAACAAATGGTTAAGGGAATTCAATCTCAAGGAATAGCTTCTACCATCAAGCATTTTGCTGTTTATAGTATCCCAAAAGGAGCTAGAGATGGAGATGCAAGAACGGATCCGCATGTAGCACCAAGAGAAATGCATCAGTTGCATTTGTATCCTTTTAAAAAAGTAATTAAGGAAGCAAAGCCTATGGGTGTTATGAGTAGTTATAACGATTATGATGGTGAACCCGTAAGTGCTAGTTATTATTTTTTAACAGAACTATTAAGAGAAGAATACGGTTTTAATGGTTATGTAGTTTCTGACAGTGAGGCAGTTGAATATGTGTCGGATAAACATCATGTAGCAGCAGATTATAAAGAAGCTGTAAGACAGGTAATTGAAGCAGGATTAAATGTAAGAACTACTTTTAGAACACCAGAATCTTTTGTAAAACCTTTAAGAGAATTAATTCAAGAAGGAAAGTTGTCTATGAAAACCATAGATTTAAGAGTGGCAGAAGTACTAAGAGTTAAGTTTAAGTTAGGTTTGTTTGATCAGCCTTATGTAGAAACCCCAAAAAAATCTAATGAATTGGTTCATACTAAGCAAGATGAAGAATTTTCTAAACAAATCAATAGAGAGTCATTAGTCTTGTTAAAAAACGAAAACAATTTATTGCCTTTAAATGTAAATAATTATAAAAACATCTTAGTAACAGGTCCCTTAGCAGATGAGGTTAATTTTACCTATAGTAGGTATGGGCCAGCAGAAAATCCATCAACCTCAGTATATCAAGGAATTAAAAAATATGCTAAAAATAGTGCTAATGTTTATTACGAAAAAGGTTGTGATATAGTAGATCCTAATTGGCCAGGAAGTGAGATTATTCCTACTCCTTTATCAGTAGAAGAGCAAGCAAGCATTAATGCTGCTGTAGAAAAAGCAAAACAATCAGATGTAATTATTGCTGTAGTAGGAGAGGATGAAAAACGAGTGGGGGAAACAAAATCAAGAACTAGTCTTGGACTTCCAGGAAGACAATTTCAGTTAGTACAAGCTTTATACGCTACAGGAAAACCTGTTGTTTTGGTATTGATTAATGGTCAACCTTTAACCATCAACTGGGAAAATAAGTATTTACCAGCTATTTTAGAAGCCTGGTTTCCTAGCACTGCAGCAGGAGAAGTGATTGCTGAAACTTTATTTGGAGATTATAACCCTGGAGGAAAGTTGTCTGTAACTTTTCCTAAATCAGTAGGACAAATACCTTTAAACTTCCCTTTTAAACCAGGTTCTCAAGCAGGGCAGCCAGGTTCTGGTCCCAATGGATATGGTAATACAAGAGTGCTTGGGCCATTGTATCCTTTTGGTTATGGTTTAAGTTATACTACATTTAAGTATAGTGATTTGGTTGTCAATCAAAAAACAAAACATTCTCAAAGTGATGTACTTGTTTCTTTTAAAATAACCAATACAGGAAAAAGAGAGGGGGATGAAATTGTACAAATGTATGTAAAAGACAAGGTGAGTAGTGTTACTACTTATGAATCACAACTTAGAGGTTTTGAACGTGTTCATTTATCACCAGGAGAAACTAAAACAGTACAGTTTACTTTACAGCCAGAAGATTTAGAAATTTTGGATAAAAATATGAATTGGACAGTTGAGTCAGGAACTTTTAAAATCATGATTGGTAGTTCATCAGTGGAGATTCATTTAAGTGAAGAGTTTGAAGTTTTGTAG
- a CDS encoding glycoside hydrolase family 88 protein — translation MKVLKMILATCCLVALLFVYGCENKEKTKSATEVVLDKSVSKVKDVMQSLTEVDSFPRNITKGKKNWNFVGYRDWCSGFYPGVLWYAYEYSKDEEIRKGAEAFTASLKDIAYTPADNHDIGFMMYCSYGNGYRLTGNEEYKDILLASADTLATLYNPKVGTILSWPGMTEKMGHNTIIDNMMNLELLFWAAKNGGDHKLYDIAKSHAEVSMKYLVRPDNSIYHVICFDQETGEFVKGITHQGYADESMWARGQGWGIYGFSMSYRETGDEEFLNTAIGLADHFIERLPEDGIPYWDFDDPKIPNAPKDASAAGVVACGMLELSSLVKDEALKTKYFNAAKSLITKLSSDEYLSGDVNDALLLHSTGHMPHNSEIDVPIVYADYYFMEALLRLKKAESID, via the coding sequence ATGAAAGTTTTAAAAATGATTTTGGCAACGTGTTGTTTGGTTGCTTTGCTGTTTGTCTATGGGTGTGAAAATAAAGAAAAGACAAAAAGCGCTACGGAAGTTGTTCTTGATAAAAGTGTATCAAAGGTAAAAGATGTAATGCAGTCTTTAACAGAAGTAGATAGTTTTCCAAGAAACATAACAAAAGGGAAAAAGAACTGGAACTTTGTAGGTTACAGAGATTGGTGTTCTGGTTTTTACCCAGGAGTATTATGGTATGCTTATGAGTATTCTAAAGATGAAGAAATAAGAAAAGGAGCCGAAGCATTTACAGCTTCTTTAAAAGATATTGCATACACACCTGCTGATAATCACGACATCGGTTTTATGATGTACTGTAGCTACGGAAATGGATATAGATTAACTGGTAATGAGGAGTATAAAGATATTTTATTAGCCTCTGCAGATACATTGGCTACTTTGTACAACCCTAAAGTTGGAACTATTTTATCTTGGCCTGGAATGACAGAAAAAATGGGACATAACACCATTATTGATAACATGATGAATTTAGAGTTGCTTTTTTGGGCAGCTAAAAATGGAGGAGATCATAAATTGTATGATATCGCAAAAAGTCATGCAGAAGTATCTATGAAGTACTTAGTACGTCCAGATAACTCAATTTATCACGTAATTTGTTTTGATCAAGAAACAGGTGAGTTTGTTAAAGGAATAACACACCAAGGTTATGCTGATGAGTCTATGTGGGCTAGAGGACAAGGATGGGGAATCTATGGTTTCTCAATGTCTTACAGAGAAACAGGAGATGAAGAGTTTTTAAATACAGCTATTGGTTTGGCTGATCATTTTATAGAAAGATTACCAGAAGATGGTATACCATATTGGGATTTTGATGATCCAAAAATTCCTAACGCACCAAAAGATGCTTCAGCTGCTGGAGTTGTAGCTTGTGGTATGTTAGAGTTGTCTAGTTTAGTTAAAGATGAGGCTTTAAAAACAAAGTACTTTAACGCAGCAAAATCATTAATCACAAAATTAAGTTCTGATGAGTATTTAAGCGGTGATGTTAACGATGCTTTATTGTTACATTCAACAGGACACATGCCTCATAACTCAGAAATTGATGTTCCAATTGTATATGCAGACTATTATTTTATGGAAGCATTGTTGAGATTAAAAAAAGCAGAAAGTATAGATTAG
- a CDS encoding glycoside hydrolase family protein produces the protein MNKVKNYILFLFLFSITICGQSQNIISENLKEAPVDGGLKMDDYWVWGSSVIKGEDGKYHMYASRWSSYLPFHPGWMIDSEIVHAVSNTPEGPYQFQDVALGARGAQYWDGRSCHNPKIVKHHDTYILYYMGSTHPFEEVTKENVSEFDLLSKWCITARWRKRIGVATSKSPNGPWKRLNAPILEVKPNSYYSFLTSNPSPLIKEDGSVVLLFKGRSYKEDGISNSDMSIGVATAPSYNGKYTVVGDEPLFSMERFGEVEDPHLWSDDNGFHMVAKDQRGAITGGKGDGLLAHSKDGINWVVDESPRAYTKMVKWDNGKTIKQGQLERPFVFVEDGKPTHIFFATMNGPGGFSNGTKTWNMVIPLQ, from the coding sequence ATGAATAAAGTTAAGAATTACATCCTGTTTTTATTTTTGTTTAGCATCACAATTTGTGGGCAATCACAAAATATAATAAGTGAGAATTTAAAGGAAGCTCCGGTTGATGGAGGACTTAAAATGGATGATTATTGGGTGTGGGGGAGTTCTGTGATTAAAGGAGAAGATGGAAAATATCACATGTATGCTTCTCGTTGGTCTAGCTATTTACCATTTCACCCAGGATGGATGATTGATTCAGAAATTGTTCATGCTGTTTCTAACACTCCAGAGGGGCCATATCAGTTTCAAGATGTTGCTTTAGGAGCGAGAGGGGCACAATACTGGGATGGAAGATCTTGTCATAACCCTAAAATAGTTAAGCATCATGATACTTACATTTTGTATTACATGGGATCTACTCACCCTTTTGAAGAAGTGACTAAAGAAAATGTTAGTGAGTTTGATTTGTTAAGTAAATGGTGTATCACAGCTCGTTGGAGAAAACGTATAGGTGTGGCAACTTCTAAAAGTCCAAATGGACCATGGAAAAGATTAAATGCTCCAATTCTTGAAGTAAAACCAAATTCTTATTATAGTTTCTTAACGTCAAATCCATCACCATTAATTAAAGAAGATGGTTCTGTTGTTTTGTTGTTTAAAGGTCGCTCTTACAAAGAAGATGGAATTAGTAATAGTGACATGAGTATTGGTGTAGCAACTGCTCCTTCTTACAATGGTAAATATACGGTAGTTGGCGATGAACCTTTGTTTTCAATGGAACGTTTTGGTGAAGTTGAAGATCCTCACTTATGGAGTGATGATAATGGTTTTCATATGGTTGCTAAAGATCAACGTGGTGCTATTACAGGTGGTAAGGGAGATGGTTTGTTAGCACATTCAAAAGATGGAATAAATTGGGTGGTTGATGAAAGTCCTAGAGCTTACACTAAAATGGTAAAATGGGATAATGGAAAAACAATTAAACAAGGGCAGTTAGAGCGTCCATTTGTTTTTGTGGAAGATGGGAAACCTACACATATTTTCTTTGCGACTATGAACGGTCCTGGAGGATTTTCAAACGGAACTAAAACATGGAATATGGTAATTCCATTACAATAA